From Parasteatoda tepidariorum isolate YZ-2023 chromosome 1, CAS_Ptep_4.0, whole genome shotgun sequence, one genomic window encodes:
- the LOC107449331 gene encoding probable inactive tRNA-specific adenosine deaminase-like protein 3 isoform X1 has product MSSIVKSIKITENKKRKVIEGHGNGAKKRQDIGDTLTIVPVIEEKYIETVITEKMFIGKIISKKETSRLVKELSDAFPLEEKSHLKRVKWTDEKDIFEIIIRPLLPNEPVEGVLSFSLKYVLGESHVNTNGLSDTVIVRDIPKTPAWTYSQFKEAVKFWPVQFRENKYIERALKDQLFSSEERSNIQMYMEMCLRVGKNGDENVGCVIVDPVNSNVVAVSHDCRHQHPLQHAVMVAIELVAKGQGGVESWNINSEHVLSLTYDKADEEKKIAELTLLKSKDVKSSLPYLCTKYDLYVSREPCIMCAMALVHSRIHRVFYATETSCGALGSHWKLHLQNGLNHHYEVFKVILPQNTLNAT; this is encoded by the exons ATGTCAAGCATTGTAAAgtctataaaaattactgaaaataagAAGCGTAAAGTTATCGAAGGACATGGAAATG gtGCAAAAAAACGTCAAGACATAGGAGATACTCTTACTATAGTTCCTGTAATAGAAGAGAAATACATTGAAACAGTTATAACAG aaaaaatgtttattggaaaaattatatcaaaaaaagaaacgtCCCGCCTTGTAAA AGAGTTGAGTGATGCTTTTCCTTTGGAAGAAAAATCCCATTTAAAGAGAGTCAAATGGACTGATGAAAAAG atatatttgaaattattattcgaCCATTGCTACCAAATGAGCCTGTTGAAGGTGTTCTgtctttttctcttaaatatgtTCTCGGAGAGTCCCACGTAAACACGAATGGTTTATCAGATACAGTGATTGTACGTGATATACCTAAAACACCAGCTTGGACCTATAGTCAATTTAAAGAAGCAGTAAAATTCTGGCCTGTACagtttagagaaaataaata TATTGAAAGAGCATTGAAGGATCAATTATTCTCTAGTGAAGAAAGATCTAATATACAGATGTATATGGAGATGTGTCTTAGAGTAGGGAAGAATGGTGAT GAAAATGTTGGATGTGTAATTGTTGATCCTGTTAATTCAAATGTTGTAGCTGTTTCACACGATTGTAGACATCAACACCCTCTTCAACACGCAGTAATGGTTGCTATTGAATTAGTTGCAAAAGGACAAGGTGGAGTTGAATCTTGGAACATAaaca gTGAGCATGTTCTTTCTTTAACTTATGATAAAGCtgatgaagagaaaaaaattgctgaactAACCCTCTTAAAATCTAAAGATGTTAAATCATCCCTTCCGTATTTATGCACAAAATATGACCTTTATGTTTCAAGAGAGCCATGCATTAT gTGTGCAATGGCATTAGTTCATTCAAGAATTCATAGAGTGTTTTATGCTACTGAAACTTCCTGTGGAGCATTGGGTAGTCACTGGaaattacatttacaaaatGGACTCAATCATcattatgaagtttttaaagttatcctACCTCAAAATACTCTGaatgcaacataa
- the LOC107449331 gene encoding probable inactive tRNA-specific adenosine deaminase-like protein 3 isoform X3, producing MSSIVKSIKITENKKRKVIEGHGNGAKKRQDIGDTLTIVPVIEEKYIETVITEKMFIGKIISKKETSRLVKELSDAFPLEEKSHLKRVKWTDEKDIFEIIIRPLLPNEPVEGVLSFSLKYVLGESHVNTNGLSDTVIVRDIPKTPAWTYSQFKEAVKFWPVQFRENKYIERALKDQLFSSEERSNIQMYMEMCLRVGKNGDENVGCVIVDPVNSNVVAVSHDCRHQHPLQHAVMVAIELVAKGQGGVESWNINNFLFFL from the exons ATGTCAAGCATTGTAAAgtctataaaaattactgaaaataagAAGCGTAAAGTTATCGAAGGACATGGAAATG gtGCAAAAAAACGTCAAGACATAGGAGATACTCTTACTATAGTTCCTGTAATAGAAGAGAAATACATTGAAACAGTTATAACAG aaaaaatgtttattggaaaaattatatcaaaaaaagaaacgtCCCGCCTTGTAAA AGAGTTGAGTGATGCTTTTCCTTTGGAAGAAAAATCCCATTTAAAGAGAGTCAAATGGACTGATGAAAAAG atatatttgaaattattattcgaCCATTGCTACCAAATGAGCCTGTTGAAGGTGTTCTgtctttttctcttaaatatgtTCTCGGAGAGTCCCACGTAAACACGAATGGTTTATCAGATACAGTGATTGTACGTGATATACCTAAAACACCAGCTTGGACCTATAGTCAATTTAAAGAAGCAGTAAAATTCTGGCCTGTACagtttagagaaaataaata TATTGAAAGAGCATTGAAGGATCAATTATTCTCTAGTGAAGAAAGATCTAATATACAGATGTATATGGAGATGTGTCTTAGAGTAGGGAAGAATGGTGAT GAAAATGTTGGATGTGTAATTGTTGATCCTGTTAATTCAAATGTTGTAGCTGTTTCACACGATTGTAGACATCAACACCCTCTTCAACACGCAGTAATGGTTGCTATTGAATTAGTTGCAAAAGGACAAGGTGGAGTTGAATCTTGGAACATAaaca attttcttttctttttgtag
- the LOC107449331 gene encoding probable inactive tRNA-specific adenosine deaminase-like protein 3 isoform X2 → MFIGKIISKKETSRLVKELSDAFPLEEKSHLKRVKWTDEKDIFEIIIRPLLPNEPVEGVLSFSLKYVLGESHVNTNGLSDTVIVRDIPKTPAWTYSQFKEAVKFWPVQFRENKYIERALKDQLFSSEERSNIQMYMEMCLRVGKNGDENVGCVIVDPVNSNVVAVSHDCRHQHPLQHAVMVAIELVAKGQGGVESWNINSEHVLSLTYDKADEEKKIAELTLLKSKDVKSSLPYLCTKYDLYVSREPCIMCAMALVHSRIHRVFYATETSCGALGSHWKLHLQNGLNHHYEVFKVILPQNTLNAT, encoded by the exons atgtttattggaaaaattatatcaaaaaaagaaacgtCCCGCCTTGTAAA AGAGTTGAGTGATGCTTTTCCTTTGGAAGAAAAATCCCATTTAAAGAGAGTCAAATGGACTGATGAAAAAG atatatttgaaattattattcgaCCATTGCTACCAAATGAGCCTGTTGAAGGTGTTCTgtctttttctcttaaatatgtTCTCGGAGAGTCCCACGTAAACACGAATGGTTTATCAGATACAGTGATTGTACGTGATATACCTAAAACACCAGCTTGGACCTATAGTCAATTTAAAGAAGCAGTAAAATTCTGGCCTGTACagtttagagaaaataaata TATTGAAAGAGCATTGAAGGATCAATTATTCTCTAGTGAAGAAAGATCTAATATACAGATGTATATGGAGATGTGTCTTAGAGTAGGGAAGAATGGTGAT GAAAATGTTGGATGTGTAATTGTTGATCCTGTTAATTCAAATGTTGTAGCTGTTTCACACGATTGTAGACATCAACACCCTCTTCAACACGCAGTAATGGTTGCTATTGAATTAGTTGCAAAAGGACAAGGTGGAGTTGAATCTTGGAACATAaaca gTGAGCATGTTCTTTCTTTAACTTATGATAAAGCtgatgaagagaaaaaaattgctgaactAACCCTCTTAAAATCTAAAGATGTTAAATCATCCCTTCCGTATTTATGCACAAAATATGACCTTTATGTTTCAAGAGAGCCATGCATTAT gTGTGCAATGGCATTAGTTCATTCAAGAATTCATAGAGTGTTTTATGCTACTGAAACTTCCTGTGGAGCATTGGGTAGTCACTGGaaattacatttacaaaatGGACTCAATCATcattatgaagtttttaaagttatcctACCTCAAAATACTCTGaatgcaacataa